In one window of Myxocyprinus asiaticus isolate MX2 ecotype Aquarium Trade chromosome 43, UBuf_Myxa_2, whole genome shotgun sequence DNA:
- the LOC127434054 gene encoding enolase-phosphatase E1-like isoform X1, with protein MKMTSIAIPENTRVFLLDIEGTTTPITFVKDILFPYIRENLEEYLSAHWEEDECKQDVHLLKKQAEEDVRQHKACAVHAVDQTVHTDEEKAIREVVENVLWQMDADRKSTALKQLQGHMWRAAYLTGRIKGEVYQDVAPAIRSWRHHGLKVYIYSSGSVEAQKLLFGYSVEGDLLDLFNGHFDTNIGAKVESKSYERIAERIGCQPEEIMFLTDVTREAKAAEDAGVNVAIVVRPGNMELTEEERSHYTIISSFSQLELIGSV; from the exons ATGAAAATGACATCGATTGCGATACCAGAAAATACTAGAGTCTTTCTGCTGGATATCGAAGGAACCACGACGCCCATCACGTTTGTTAAG GACATCTTATTTCCATACATCAGAGAGAATCTGGAGGAGTATCTGTCTGCTCACTGGGAAGAGGATGAATGTAAACAAGATGTACATCTGCTCAAAAAACAG GCTGAAGAAGACGTGAGGCAACATAAAGCATGTGCGGTCCATGCAGTTGATCAGACAGTACACACAGATGAGGAGAAGGCCATTCGTGAGGTTGTGGAGAATGTGCTCTGGCAGATGGATGCGGACCGGAAATCCACTGCACTTAAGCAGCTGCAGGGCCACATGTGGAGAGCCGCCTATCTGACAGGCAGAATCAAAGGCGA GGTGTACCAGGATGTGGCTCCAGccatcagaagttggagacatcaTGGTCTGAAGGTCTACATCTATTCCTCAGGAAGTGTGGAAGCACAGAAACTGCTGTTTGGCTATTCTGTTGAAGGTGATCTGTTAGAT CTGTTTAATGGTCACTTTGATACCAACATTGGTGCAAAAGTAGAAAGTAAAAGCTATGAGCGCATCGCAGAGAGGATCGGCTGCCAACCAGAAGAAATCATGTTCTTAACCGATGTCACACGAG AGGCGAAGGCAGCAGAGGATGCTGGGGTAAATGTGGCCATTGTAGTAAGACCTGGTAACATGGAGTTAACTGAAGAGGAAAGGAGCCATTATACAATCATCTCATCTTTCAGCCAATTAGAACTGATTGGGAGTGTTTGA